In a genomic window of Amphiprion ocellaris isolate individual 3 ecotype Okinawa chromosome 11, ASM2253959v1, whole genome shotgun sequence:
- the si:dkey-229b18.3 gene encoding uncharacterized protein si:dkey-229b18.3, which translates to MAGDCTHTGARYANAETFCPSQSSWSDGDRERPREMEELVGNSEGRGPPARWSPNFEVIDGQLYRKKLERGYINYREVLNEDRRHEAISTFHRRRPGQRHLSLEETYKCVAENYWWEGMYFQIRDFVLGCQTCQSQRSKKSEELCGRGCVTKTMASYSADMLSKLRSQREAGLFCDITLRTNGRSFSAHRAVLAAVSDHFQEIFTEMDSSMKADIDLTGFSEDSLLSLLDFSYSSTLCVRQEDLPEVIAMARHLGMWPAVEACSALIKEQEQQLHPGKGFTSAGAGACQNRHHLQRESKRKSVLELEDNMNDNFSLTLDSTDDSLEGSPRRNLRRMPKPQGHNGLPLSPSHRMKLMDFKSPSSKKATTPRHAIASSQTQNYSSIPPSNTRLLRSTPGAAKEVQRLLPMPESPRRNKKSRSITKLSCSSRSRPSTVCSPVRIKQEVEEVGEDEEDYARAQEKYKLMNVLGLQRTALLPRPEDLIGWRQKKRLRKLKANNYSLTKRRKPRSSTPGQAYADVTLALPLCNPVNTRLLNKSVKTKPVGSVSTEKITAKRPNASQRRIPPSDRSMRSKGVLPDMFQPASRPAFGGRELRRSVRKGDGAHPHTQQPLRRRTNKTAVRNTVRIKSEPAEYCISGLRLSSNNHRAHTPHKSLPSQRTQARSKVTVETVKTLRYNSGRPAAKAKLRRGSTREVEKTKCKPREEGRKVGSEGLRRVMDTRPEVKNNEPGALSFSEHAPPPSIYSHPLYKVIKEEPAEPVPVVGPFPDPPSPDLGKRQSKPPIKLLDSGFLFSFCRPAGGPMVGLKKEEESVDICLTRSVSQVGEKFEANESTHRTLRARGPPILPVVKREREERRVSQGKAQRTRTSSRNATLHLAKCNAGSKTARTMPKQQGKLLALNSRNCVMMDAVHRARLKQLRGPRSQAPKVPKTAHACLQCPASYKDCDALIMHRLRHIEGKHWPCPLCSKTFFRLRNVRNHIRTHDPKLYKCRSCIVAGS; encoded by the exons ATGGCCGGCGACTGCACCCACACCGGCGCTCGTTACGCGAACGCGGAGACGTTTTGTCCGTCCCAGTCCTCCTGGTCGGATGGAGACCGAGAGCGGCCCCGGGAGATGGAGGAGTTGGTGGGGAACTCCGAAGGGCGTGGACCCCCCGCACGGTGGTCGCCCAACTTTGAGGTCATAGACGGGCAGCTGTACCGAAAGAAGCTGGAGAGGGGCTACATCAACTACCGGGAGGTTCTGAATGAGGACCGGAGACATGAAGCCATCTCCACCTTCCACCGGAGGCGACCCGGCCAGCGCCACCTCTCACTGGAAGAGACCTACAAATGCGTGGCTGAAAACTACTGGTGGGAGG GAATGTACTTCCAGATCAGAGACTTTGTCCTGGGCTGTCAAACCTGTCAAAGTCAGCGCAGCAAGAAATCAGAG GAGCTGTGCGGCAGAGGATGTGTCACAAAGACGATGGCGTCATACAGCGCTGACATGCTGAGCAAGCTGAGGAGTCAGCGGGAGGCGGGGCTCTTCTGTGACATCACCCTGCGGACAAACGGACGGTCCTTCTCGGCCCACAGAGCCGTCTTGGCGGCGGTCAGCGATCACTTTCAGGAAATCTTCACGGAAATGGACTCAAGCATGAAAGCAGACATAGATCTTACTG GTTTCAGTGAGGACAGCCTTCTGTCTCTGCTGGATTTCTCCTATTCCTCCACTCTGTGCGTCCGCCAGGAGGACCTACCGGAAGTTATCGCCATGGCCCGCCACCTGGGCATGTGGCCTGCAGTGGAAGCCTGTTCTGCCCTCATTAAAGAGCAGGAACAGCAACTCCATCCTGGGAAGGGCTTTACTTCAGCCGGTGCTGGTGCATGCCAAAACCGCCATCACCTACAGAGGGAAAGCAAAAGGAAAAGTGTTTTGGAATTGGAGGACAACATGAACGACAACTTCAGTCTCACGCTGGATTCAACGGATGACTCTTTAGAAGGAAGTCCCAGACGCAATTTGCGCAGAATGCCAAAACCCCAAGGCCATAACGGCCTCCCTCTGAGTCCCTCACACAGGATGAAGCTCATGGATTTCAAATCTCCCTCGTCCAAAAAGGCCACTACACCCCGACACGCCATAGCCTCCTCACAGACGCAGAATTACTCCTCCATACCTCCGTCAAACACCCGTCTTCTCCGCTCCACTCCTGGAGCTGCCAAGGAGGTTCAGAGATTGCTGCCAATGCCAGAGAGCCCTCGAAGAAACAAAAAGTCTCGCTCCATCACCAAGCTCTCATGCTCCTCCAGATCAAGGcccagcactgtctgcagcccTGTGAGGATTAAGCAAGAAGTAGAGGAGGttggagaggatgaggaggattaTGCACGAGCACAGGAGAAATACAAGCTGATGAATGTCCTGGGGCTACAGAGGACCGCTCTTCTCCCCAGACCAGAggatctgattggctggagACAGAAGAAACGTCTGAGGAAGCTGAAGGCTAATAACTATTCACTGACCAAGCGCCGGAAACCTCGTTCATCAACCCCAGGACAAGCATATGCGGATGTGACACTGGCTCTTCCCCTCTGTAACCCTGTTAACACTCGCCTTCTAAACAAGTCTGTAAAAACCAAGCCTGTGGGTTCAGTCAGCACCGAGAAGATAACAGCAAAGAGACCAAACGCCTCCCAGCGGCGTATTCCTCCCAGTGACAGGAGCATGCGAAGTAAAGGAGTGTTACCAGACATGTTCCAGCCTGCATCCAGGCCTGCCTTCGGGGGGAGGGAGCTCAGACGATCTGTGAGGAAGGGTGATGGTGCCCACCCTCATACCCAACAGCCTCTGCGACGCCGCACCAACAAGACGGCTGTGAGAAACACTGTCAGGATCAAATCAGAGCCAGCTGAATACTGTATCTCAGGTCTCAGACTTTCATCAAACAATCACCGTGCCCACACACCTCACAAATCCCTGCCTTCACAGAGGACACAGGCCAGAAGTAAGGTCACTGTAGAGACGGTCAAAACACTGCGTTATAACAGCGGCCGACCAGCAGCCAAGGCCAAACTCAGGCGGGGCTCCACAAGGGAGGTGGAGAAGACAAAGTGCAAACCcagagaggagggaaggaaggtgGGGAGCGAGGGGCTAAGAAGGGTCATGGACACTAGACCAGAAGTCAAGAATAATGAACCCGGTGCGCTCTCCTTTTCAGAGCACGCACCTCCGCCGTCCATCTACAGCCACCCTCTGTACAAAGTCATTAAAGAGGAGCCAGCAGAACCTGTGCCAGTTGTCGGACCATTCCCCGATCCACCCTCACCAGATCTGGGCAAACGCCAGAGCAAGCCCCCCATCAAACTACTGGACTCAGGCTTTCTGTTCAGCTTCTGTCGGCCGGCAGGGGGGCCCATGGTAGGActaaagaaagaggaagagagcgTGGATATATGCTTAACTCGTTCTGTGTCACAAGTTGGGGAGAAATTTGAAGCAAACGAGTCCACACACAGGACCCTGCGAGCCAGAGGGCCCCCCATCCTGCCTGTAGtgaagagggagagggaggagaggagagtgaGCCAAGGCAAGGCTCAGCGAACCAGGACGAGCTCCCGAAATGCCACTTTGCACCTGGCCAAATGCAATGCTGGGTCAAAAACTGCACGGACCATGCCAAAG CAACAAGGTAAACTCCTTGCTCTGAACAGCCGGAACTGCGTCATGATGGATGCTGTTCATCGGGCACGACTAAAGCAGCTCCGAGGGCCTCGTAGTCAAGCCCCCAAAGTTCCAAAGACGGCCCATGCCTGCCTGCAGTGCCCAGCCTCCTACAAGGACTGTGATGCTCTAATTATGCATCGCCTCAGGCACATTGAGGGCAAGCACTGGCCATGTCCG CTCTGCAGTAAGACGTTCTTTCGACTGAGGAATGTACGGAACCACATCCGCACCCACGACCCCAAGTTATACAAATGTCGGAGCTGTATTGTTGCTGGTTCCTGA